A region of Dermabacter vaginalis DNA encodes the following proteins:
- the mobA gene encoding molybdenum cofactor guanylyltransferase, with translation MEAFEVKGAAIVLAGGRGSRMGGVDKPTLEVEERSMRASVLSAARSALGEGAPLVLVGERGADVQGIGAVCVREEPPFSGPVAGLARGLAELERLGSTDEVVLVLGGDMPWLEPRVLGALVHACAEAPRKVAGAVDAGGRRQFLCAAWPRAVLARALSHLAGEGGGGSLVGASAKSLYRALGELTPEPVQAEWLDVGTLAGASGLAPALVARSLSDIDSPEQLEQARSRR, from the coding sequence ATGGAAGCTTTCGAGGTTAAAGGTGCGGCGATTGTGCTTGCCGGCGGCCGTGGCTCGCGCATGGGCGGCGTCGATAAACCCACTCTCGAGGTCGAGGAGCGGTCAATGCGCGCGAGCGTGCTGTCGGCGGCGCGTTCCGCGCTCGGCGAAGGGGCGCCTCTCGTTCTCGTGGGGGAGCGGGGCGCGGACGTGCAGGGTATCGGTGCGGTGTGCGTGCGGGAGGAGCCGCCCTTTTCCGGCCCGGTTGCGGGGCTCGCGCGTGGACTGGCCGAGTTGGAGCGGCTCGGGAGCACTGACGAGGTGGTACTTGTGCTTGGCGGCGACATGCCTTGGCTCGAGCCGCGAGTGCTCGGCGCTCTCGTGCATGCGTGCGCGGAAGCACCCAGAAAAGTTGCGGGGGCCGTGGATGCGGGCGGGCGTCGGCAATTCCTGTGCGCCGCGTGGCCGCGCGCGGTGCTTGCGCGCGCCCTTTCGCACCTTGCAGGGGAGGGGGGCGGCGGATCTCTCGTTGGGGCAAGCGCGAAGTCCCTCTATCGCGCTCTCGGCGAGCTCACGCCCGAGCCTGTCCAGGCGGAGTGGCTTGACGTTGGTACGCTTGCAGGCGCGAGCGGACTAGCGCCGGCGCTAGTGGCCCGCTCGCTCAGCGATATTGATTCACCCGAGCAGCTCGAGCAGGCCCGCTCGCGCCGCTGA
- a CDS encoding copper resistance CopC family protein produces MHALSRPASRFFTLVCAALAAMMILAAPALAHDRLVGSTPADGAEILQGEARTITLEFSAEPLKLGNEVRAKDSAGRVLFEGEPQVDGHEVRVELDQLPAPGDMTLEWRVVSSDGHPISGTLTYAVTEDPTNPTEEAGSSATEESAGEGADGGSASGDSGKSGDAADQGDKKDDERAEATPTSVESPDKVVDEQKSFNWALWIPVIVVALLAIAVAIWLLRKNDDD; encoded by the coding sequence ATGCACGCGCTATCACGCCCTGCCTCTCGCTTTTTTACCCTCGTGTGTGCGGCCCTTGCCGCGATGATGATTCTCGCGGCGCCCGCTCTCGCGCACGACCGACTCGTGGGGTCGACGCCCGCGGATGGCGCCGAGATCCTTCAGGGAGAGGCTCGCACCATCACGCTCGAGTTTTCTGCGGAGCCGCTCAAACTTGGCAACGAGGTGCGCGCAAAGGATTCTGCCGGAAGGGTTCTGTTTGAGGGGGAACCCCAGGTTGATGGTCACGAGGTTCGTGTCGAGCTCGACCAGCTCCCGGCTCCCGGCGACATGACCCTCGAATGGCGCGTCGTGAGTTCCGACGGCCACCCGATTTCGGGCACGCTGACCTATGCGGTCACGGAGGACCCGACCAACCCCACCGAGGAAGCGGGAAGCTCCGCCACGGAAGAGAGCGCCGGCGAAGGGGCCGACGGTGGCTCGGCTTCCGGTGACTCCGGCAAGAGCGGCGATGCTGCCGATCAGGGCGATAAGAAGGACGACGAACGGGCCGAGGCGACCCCGACGTCTGTCGAGTCACCCGACAAAGTCGTTGATGAGCAGAAGTCGTTCAACTGGGCGCTGTGGATCCCGGTGATTGTGGTGGCGCTGCTCGCGATCGCCGTGGCTATTTGGCTTCTGCGAAAGAACGATGACGACTAA